From Echinicola jeungdonensis, the proteins below share one genomic window:
- the hutU gene encoding urocanate hydratase, with translation MTTLSSKSRMSNYKTPLGTQRICKGWEQEAALRMLLNNLDPEVAENPEELIVYGGRGKAARNLEALDKIIASLKVLENDESLLIQSGKPVGIMLTHPNAPRVLISNSQLVPRWANWETFDQLEKKGLMMYGQMTAGSWIYIGTQGIIQGTFETFAELARQHFGAKLKGKLNVTAGLGGMGGAQPLAITMNGGVCLVAEMESWRIEKRLKTRYLDESYDEIDQAIDRALEAKTSGKALSVGVHCNAVDLLERLQERKVLPDTLTDQTSAHDPLMGYFPQDLSVEEAYQMRKENPEKYIELAYASMVKHVQLMLDFHRNGVVTFDYGNNLRARAYEKGLKEAFDFPGFVPAFIRPLFCEGKGPFRWAALSGDPEDISKTDELILELFPGNKSLHRWIRMAQEKIAFQGLPARICWLGQGEREKAGLAFNELVSTGKVKAPIVIGRDHLDAGSVASPYRETEGMKDGSDAVADWPILNALMNTASGASWVSLHHGGGVGMGYSIHAGMVIVADGSELAAGKLHRVLKNDPGIGVIRHADAGYEKARMTARKHGLSLDQKIRE, from the coding sequence ATGACTACTTTATCTTCAAAATCAAGGATGTCCAATTACAAAACCCCACTAGGAACTCAAAGGATTTGTAAGGGTTGGGAGCAGGAGGCTGCCCTTAGGATGTTACTAAATAATTTGGACCCGGAGGTGGCCGAAAACCCTGAAGAACTTATTGTGTATGGGGGGAGGGGCAAGGCTGCTAGAAATCTTGAGGCACTGGATAAAATAATTGCATCCTTAAAAGTTTTGGAAAATGATGAAAGTCTGCTGATTCAATCCGGCAAACCGGTGGGAATCATGCTTACCCATCCCAATGCCCCGAGGGTTTTGATTTCCAATTCCCAATTAGTGCCGCGTTGGGCGAATTGGGAGACATTTGATCAATTGGAGAAAAAAGGTTTGATGATGTATGGCCAGATGACCGCAGGCTCCTGGATTTATATAGGCACCCAAGGGATTATTCAGGGAACCTTTGAGACTTTTGCCGAACTGGCCAGGCAGCATTTTGGAGCTAAGCTTAAAGGGAAGTTGAATGTGACTGCTGGCCTTGGAGGAATGGGGGGTGCTCAGCCCTTGGCCATTACCATGAATGGTGGAGTTTGTCTGGTGGCTGAAATGGAGTCCTGGAGGATTGAAAAAAGACTGAAAACCAGGTATCTGGATGAAAGTTATGATGAAATAGACCAGGCCATTGATAGGGCTTTGGAGGCTAAAACATCAGGGAAAGCACTTTCTGTTGGGGTGCACTGCAATGCAGTGGATTTGTTGGAAAGACTGCAGGAAAGGAAGGTTTTGCCGGACACCTTGACCGACCAAACTTCGGCACATGACCCCTTGATGGGATATTTCCCCCAAGACCTTTCTGTGGAGGAAGCCTATCAAATGCGGAAGGAAAATCCTGAAAAATACATTGAACTTGCTTATGCCAGCATGGTGAAACATGTGCAGCTGATGTTGGATTTTCATCGAAATGGGGTGGTCACTTTTGATTATGGGAACAACCTAAGGGCAAGGGCTTATGAAAAAGGGCTGAAGGAAGCTTTTGATTTTCCGGGTTTTGTGCCCGCCTTTATCCGGCCTTTGTTTTGTGAAGGGAAAGGACCATTTCGTTGGGCTGCTTTATCCGGTGATCCGGAAGATATCAGTAAAACCGATGAATTGATTTTGGAGCTTTTTCCTGGAAATAAATCCCTGCACAGATGGATTCGGATGGCTCAGGAAAAAATAGCCTTTCAGGGATTACCTGCCAGAATTTGTTGGTTGGGGCAGGGAGAAAGGGAAAAAGCGGGATTGGCTTTTAATGAATTGGTTAGTACTGGAAAGGTGAAAGCTCCCATAGTTATTGGAAGAGATCATTTGGATGCAGGGTCTGTGGCTTCCCCTTACCGGGAAACGGAGGGGATGAAGGATGGATCCGATGCAGTAGCTGACTGGCCTATTTTAAATGCTTTGATGAATACTGCATCAGGAGCAAGTTGGGTGTCCCTGCACCATGGTGGTGGAGTTGGAATGGGGTATTCTATCCATGCCGGGATGGTCATAGTAGCAGATGGTTCAGAATTGGCAGCTGGAAAACTTCATAGGGTTTTGAAAAATGACCCCGGTATTGGTGTGATCAGGCATGCAGATGCTGGTTATGAAAAAGCTCGGATGACAGCCCGAAAGCATGGTCTTTCTTTGGATCAAAAAATTAGGGAATAA
- the hutI gene encoding imidazolonepropionase codes for MLLVNIKELCGIRETPVFLKGEQMGELPTISNAYLEIDKDTIADYGPMNQLSPKKWKEKEVLDLRGQFVLPAWCDCHTHLVYVGSREGEFVDKIKGLSYREIADRGGGILNSARRIEEASEEAIFEESWIRLEEVRKMGTGAIEIKSGYGLTVEGELKMLRVIKKLKKKSKMPMRVTFLGAHAFPQEYQYDHQGYLDLICQGMIPKIAEEKLAHYVDAFCEEGFFSPDEIQQILDAAHYYGLKGKLHANQLSNSGGVQLGVKNNLLSVDHLECIGEKEIKALRNSKVIPVLLPTAAFFLQMDYPPARTMIDKGLGLVLATDYNPGSSPSGNIPFLIALSCIQMLMTPEEAINAVTNNAAFAMELEAEVGNIAKGKKANLVITKPMPSLAFLPYAFGNNMVDQVMIGGKLLY; via the coding sequence ATGCTGTTAGTAAATATCAAGGAATTGTGTGGGATCAGAGAGACTCCCGTTTTTTTGAAAGGGGAACAAATGGGAGAGTTGCCCACCATTTCTAATGCGTATTTGGAAATTGATAAGGATACTATTGCAGACTATGGCCCTATGAATCAACTTTCACCCAAAAAATGGAAGGAGAAGGAGGTTTTGGATTTAAGGGGGCAGTTTGTATTGCCTGCTTGGTGTGACTGCCATACCCATTTGGTTTATGTAGGAAGTAGAGAAGGGGAGTTTGTGGATAAAATCAAAGGGTTAAGTTACCGGGAAATAGCCGATAGGGGAGGTGGGATTCTAAATTCTGCAAGGCGGATTGAAGAGGCATCTGAGGAGGCAATTTTTGAGGAATCATGGATCCGTTTGGAGGAAGTACGGAAAATGGGTACAGGGGCTATAGAAATTAAGAGTGGCTATGGGCTGACTGTTGAAGGGGAGTTGAAAATGCTCAGGGTAATCAAAAAATTGAAGAAAAAATCAAAAATGCCCATGAGGGTTACTTTTCTTGGTGCCCATGCCTTTCCACAGGAATATCAATATGATCACCAGGGATATTTAGACCTAATTTGCCAGGGAATGATTCCAAAAATTGCCGAAGAAAAGCTGGCGCATTATGTAGACGCATTTTGTGAAGAAGGTTTTTTTAGCCCAGATGAAATTCAGCAAATTTTAGATGCTGCCCATTATTATGGGCTCAAGGGAAAGTTACATGCAAACCAGCTTTCCAATTCCGGAGGTGTCCAGTTGGGTGTTAAAAATAATTTATTGTCGGTTGATCATTTGGAGTGTATAGGGGAGAAGGAAATAAAAGCCTTGAGAAATAGCAAAGTTATTCCTGTTTTATTGCCTACAGCGGCATTTTTTCTTCAAATGGATTACCCCCCAGCTAGAACAATGATCGATAAGGGATTGGGGCTTGTTTTAGCCACGGACTATAATCCCGGTTCGTCCCCAAGTGGCAATATCCCGTTTTTGATTGCCTTATCCTGCATCCAGATGTTGATGACCCCGGAAGAGGCCATCAATGCTGTGACAAATAATGCTGCATTTGCGATGGAGTTGGAAGCTGAGGTGGGGAACAT